One stretch of Lacrimispora sphenoides DNA includes these proteins:
- a CDS encoding guanylate kinase: protein MGKIFYVMGKSASGKDTVYKRLLKRLPQLKKVVLYTTRPIRDGEKDGVEYYFTTSDKLEEFRKEHRLIEERTYETVYGPWSYFTVDDGQINLAGNNGYLMIGTLESYEKTRAYFGEDKLFPIYIEVEDGDRLLRAIKREKGQKTPKYKELCRRFLADEEDFKEENLLRCGIHKRFCNQELESCLDEIVKAVTAEIE from the coding sequence ATGGGCAAAATATTCTATGTAATGGGAAAAAGTGCTTCCGGAAAAGATACAGTTTATAAAAGACTTTTAAAGAGGCTTCCCCAATTAAAGAAAGTTGTTTTATATACCACAAGACCGATTCGGGATGGAGAAAAGGATGGGGTGGAATATTATTTTACTACCAGTGATAAGCTGGAGGAATTCCGAAAGGAACACAGGCTTATTGAGGAGAGGACTTATGAAACTGTTTATGGTCCGTGGAGCTATTTTACTGTTGATGACGGTCAGATCAATTTAGCCGGGAATAATGGATATCTGATGATCGGAACTCTGGAATCTTATGAAAAGACAAGGGCTTATTTTGGAGAGGATAAGTTGTTTCCTATTTATATTGAGGTTGAGGATGGGGACCGGCTTTTGAGAGCTATTAAACGAGAGAAGGGACAGAAGACACCTAAATATAAGGAACTTTGCAGAAGGTTTCTGGCGGATGAAGAGGATTTTAAAGAAGAAAATCTACTTAGATGCGGAATACATAAGAGATTCTGCAACCAGGAGCTGGAATCTTGCCTGGATGAGATCGTAAAAGCCGTGACCGCAGAGATAGAATGA
- a CDS encoding aminotransferase class I/II-fold pyridoxal phosphate-dependent enzyme, translating to MNDTPNLLKKLMEYGESDFYPFHMPGHKRQYHGSFADNFPNPFSIDITEIDGFDNLHHPEGILKESMEWASRVYGSSRTYYLVNGSSSGILSAISGTVSRGGTILMSRNCHKSAFHGVFLNQLRAEYIYPQIIPEFGIQGGLLPEKIEEMLMSHRKIQAVFIVSPTYDGIVSDIKAIAEVVHKFRLPLIVDEAHGAHFSFGREEGFPVSALELGADVVIQSLHKTLPSFTQTAVMHVKEGYVDMGRLDRYVHMYQTSSPSYVLMAGIEGCIRYMAGEGLEQMRIFSDKIGEVRKALSGMKHLRLLTYQEKGLNGIFDMDLSKIIISTRGTGKSGAWLDDRLRKEYHLEMEMCGSDYVTAITTLADTQEGLKRLCKALLHIDAGLSAEEGCEDENHLYQGLERMPECRLSIAQAMDEPRRRIAIPDGEGMISAEFVYVYPPGIPIVVPGEVLKKESIDLIMKYKELGLAVQGLEDEESRELFVVNEAGINVR from the coding sequence ATGAATGATACACCGAATTTATTAAAAAAGTTAATGGAATATGGAGAATCAGATTTTTATCCTTTTCACATGCCGGGACATAAAAGGCAGTATCATGGATCCTTTGCCGATAATTTTCCAAATCCTTTTTCCATAGATATTACGGAGATTGATGGTTTTGATAACCTGCACCATCCGGAAGGGATTTTAAAGGAGTCTATGGAATGGGCTTCCAGGGTATACGGGAGCAGCAGAACGTATTATCTTGTTAATGGAAGCAGCAGCGGGATCCTTAGTGCCATAAGCGGGACCGTTTCAAGGGGTGGAACCATTCTTATGAGCAGAAACTGTCATAAGTCAGCGTTTCATGGAGTTTTCCTCAATCAGTTAAGAGCGGAATATATTTATCCACAAATAATACCTGAATTCGGTATTCAAGGTGGATTACTTCCGGAAAAAATTGAAGAGATGTTGATGAGCCATCGGAAGATTCAAGCGGTGTTTATTGTATCCCCAACTTATGATGGCATTGTATCTGATATTAAGGCCATTGCAGAGGTAGTTCATAAATTCCGCCTGCCTCTCATTGTGGATGAGGCTCATGGAGCACACTTTTCCTTTGGAAGAGAGGAAGGATTTCCGGTTTCTGCTTTAGAACTTGGAGCGGATGTGGTGATTCAGAGCCTTCATAAAACTCTTCCTTCTTTTACACAGACGGCTGTTATGCACGTAAAGGAAGGATATGTGGATATGGGGAGATTGGATCGCTATGTGCATATGTATCAGACCAGCAGCCCCTCCTACGTGCTGATGGCAGGGATCGAAGGCTGTATACGGTATATGGCCGGGGAAGGGCTGGAGCAGATGAGGATCTTTTCCGATAAAATAGGAGAGGTCCGAAAGGCTTTGTCTGGTATGAAACACCTAAGGCTTCTTACGTACCAGGAAAAAGGGCTGAATGGAATCTTTGATATGGACCTCTCTAAAATCATTATTTCCACAAGAGGTACAGGAAAATCGGGAGCCTGGCTGGATGACAGACTGAGAAAGGAATATCATCTTGAGATGGAAATGTGCGGTTCAGACTATGTGACTGCCATAACGACTCTGGCTGATACGCAGGAAGGTCTTAAACGGCTGTGTAAAGCTCTGCTTCATATTGATGCTGGGCTTTCTGCGGAGGAAGGCTGTGAAGATGAGAATCACTTATATCAGGGGCTGGAGAGAATGCCGGAATGCCGGTTGAGCATTGCCCAAGCGATGGATGAACCCAGGCGCAGGATCGCTATTCCTGACGGCGAGGGTATGATATCAGCAGAATTTGTTTACGTGTATCCCCCGGGGATACCCATCGTTGTACCAGGAGAGGTTTTAAAAAAGGAATCCATTGATCTGATTATGAAGTATAAAGAGCTTGGCCTTGCGGTGCAGGGGCTGGAGGATGAGGAATCCAGAGAGCTTTTTGTGGTTAATGAAGCTGGAATAAATGTTAGATAG